One part of the Arthrobacter tumbae genome encodes these proteins:
- a CDS encoding lysophospholipid acyltransferase family protein translates to MGVYDLTRSSTRGLIAGLCRPTVHGLENVPPGGGFIVAPNHLSFLDSVLVQALMPRPVAFFAKAEYFTGTGVKGALMRSFFEGVGSIPVQRGQQAASVQALKTLLGMLEAGDGVGIYPEGTRSRDGLLYRGRTGVGWLALTTGAPVVPVGLLGTDRLQPAGSRWVRPQHFTMRIGEPLYFERTGPDHSLPARRQATDTIMDAIAALTKQPRAAGYNTGPAE, encoded by the coding sequence GTGGGCGTCTATGACCTGACGCGCAGCAGCACCCGCGGCCTGATCGCCGGTCTGTGCAGGCCCACCGTCCACGGGTTGGAGAACGTACCGCCCGGCGGCGGATTCATCGTCGCGCCCAACCATCTGTCATTTCTCGACAGCGTCCTCGTGCAGGCCCTCATGCCGCGCCCCGTCGCGTTCTTCGCGAAAGCTGAATACTTCACCGGCACCGGCGTGAAGGGTGCGCTCATGCGCTCGTTCTTCGAAGGTGTCGGATCGATTCCCGTGCAGCGGGGCCAACAGGCAGCCAGCGTCCAGGCACTGAAGACGCTCCTCGGCATGCTGGAGGCGGGAGACGGCGTCGGCATCTACCCGGAAGGAACCCGATCCCGCGACGGCCTGCTGTACCGGGGAAGGACCGGCGTGGGATGGCTCGCCCTGACCACCGGGGCGCCGGTGGTGCCGGTCGGGCTGCTTGGCACGGATCGTCTTCAGCCGGCGGGCAGCCGCTGGGTCCGCCCGCAGCACTTCACGATGAGGATCGGGGAGCCGCTGTATTTCGAGCGGACCGGCCCGGACCATTCCCTTCCGGCGCGCAGGCAGGCCACAGATACGATCATGGACGCGATAGCGGCGCTGACCAAGCAGCCCAGGGCCGCCGGCTACAACACCGGCCCGGCCGAATGA